In Nonomuraea sp. NBC_00507, the following are encoded in one genomic region:
- a CDS encoding LacI family DNA-binding transcriptional regulator yields MTDNRTGEPAADEQDARGGGIPSVTIAYIAESAGVSIPTVSKVLNGRSGVSDQTRARVEELINRHGYRRPSGSRNNIVELVFRELENMWAVEIIRGVEQVARKNRVGVMVSEFGLHETPAMSIDDTVGRRPRCVLSVAQLSPSEREKLKAKGIPYVVYDPIDEVPDGVPFVGATNWRGGQAATRHLLELGHRRIAMISGPDHSFCRARVAGYHSALAEANVHPDPELLVRTLLTREDGCAAARELLSRPDRPTAIFTANDMQALGVYQAARDLGLSIPGDLSVVGYDDLPVVAWVDPPLTTVHQPLTEMAVAATELALAIGRGESVPQVGLEIATTLTVRESTAPPSG; encoded by the coding sequence GTGACGGATAACCGAACGGGCGAACCAGCGGCCGACGAGCAGGACGCGCGAGGTGGTGGAATTCCGTCGGTCACCATCGCGTACATCGCCGAGTCCGCGGGCGTCTCGATCCCCACCGTGTCGAAAGTGCTCAACGGACGTTCGGGGGTCTCGGATCAGACTCGTGCCCGCGTCGAAGAACTGATCAATCGGCACGGATACCGCAGGCCCTCGGGCAGCCGGAACAATATCGTGGAACTCGTGTTCCGCGAGCTCGAGAACATGTGGGCCGTGGAGATCATCCGCGGGGTCGAGCAGGTGGCCCGCAAGAACCGCGTCGGGGTCATGGTTTCGGAGTTCGGCCTCCATGAAACGCCTGCGATGTCCATCGACGACACGGTCGGCCGGCGCCCTCGCTGCGTCTTGTCAGTGGCGCAACTCTCGCCGTCCGAGCGTGAGAAGTTGAAGGCGAAAGGCATCCCGTACGTCGTCTACGACCCGATCGACGAGGTACCGGACGGCGTCCCCTTCGTGGGCGCCACCAACTGGAGGGGCGGCCAGGCGGCGACCCGGCACCTGCTCGAACTGGGACACCGCCGCATCGCCATGATCAGCGGACCTGATCATTCGTTCTGTCGCGCCAGAGTGGCGGGCTACCACTCCGCGCTGGCTGAAGCCAACGTTCACCCGGATCCCGAACTCCTGGTCCGGACCCTCCTCACTCGCGAGGACGGCTGCGCCGCGGCGCGCGAGCTGCTGTCCAGGCCCGACCGGCCGACCGCGATCTTCACCGCGAACGACATGCAAGCGCTCGGCGTCTACCAGGCCGCTCGCGACCTGGGGCTGTCCATCCCCGGGGACCTGAGCGTAGTAGGCTACGACGATCTTCCGGTCGTGGCCTGGGTCGACCCGCCTTTGACCACGGTTCACCAGCCGCTGACGGAGATGGCGGTCGCCGCCACGGAACTGGCGCTGGCCATCGGCCGCGGGGAGTCGGTTCCCCAGGTGGGACTGGAGATCGCGACGACCCTCACGGTCCGCGAGAGCACAGCACCGCCGAGCGGCTGA
- a CDS encoding ROK family transcriptional regulator — protein MSSINPTPRDYNKASVLDVVLSHAPLTRNRLIELTGLSKATVSRAVEELRSDGFVVDGGVDAVAGRGRRSTYLDVPETAGHVVGVSFGALTTGVLVTDLRGREIGHVIVPTVEHHDVPAAGQWLVDLIAQASASARGPLRQVVAALPAHVRDGAEVFRPADPMKIFSGRDLHRTVEMLVDAPVTFDSDANASLLRVLTDDASIHNAALFSVSSTLNFATCMDQELARGRTPAFGDIGSLSSGIDDRTLNGLLSTAGLVKFAREHGLDLERVEDLWLAPQDHRARAEILKAFTTAVTTAVSIVAVTLDPESVYFVGRLHPLVDEVLPEVRKRLAQNLPAVPRITTVSQILGLSVARGAVHACLAMAHNRLRDTLLKARSQGPRQGQAAPAF, from the coding sequence GTGAGCAGCATCAACCCCACACCACGCGACTACAACAAGGCAAGTGTCCTTGACGTGGTTCTCTCCCATGCGCCGTTGACCCGGAACAGGCTCATCGAGCTCACGGGGTTGAGTAAGGCGACGGTGTCGCGGGCCGTCGAGGAACTGCGCTCTGACGGGTTCGTCGTGGACGGGGGAGTCGACGCCGTCGCCGGGCGTGGCCGTCGGTCGACGTACCTCGATGTGCCTGAGACGGCCGGACACGTCGTGGGGGTCAGCTTCGGCGCCCTGACCACCGGCGTGCTGGTGACCGACCTACGCGGCCGTGAGATCGGACACGTGATCGTTCCGACGGTCGAGCACCACGACGTCCCCGCTGCCGGCCAGTGGCTGGTCGACCTGATCGCGCAGGCCAGCGCATCCGCACGAGGGCCACTGCGCCAGGTCGTCGCGGCACTGCCCGCCCATGTCCGCGACGGCGCCGAGGTCTTTCGGCCTGCCGATCCGATGAAAATCTTCTCCGGCAGAGACCTCCACCGAACCGTTGAAATGCTCGTAGATGCTCCAGTGACCTTCGACAGTGACGCAAACGCGTCCTTGCTCCGGGTGCTCACGGACGACGCGAGTATCCATAACGCTGCCCTGTTCAGCGTCAGCAGCACCCTGAATTTCGCCACCTGCATGGACCAGGAACTGGCTCGGGGACGTACTCCTGCGTTCGGCGACATCGGTTCCCTCTCCTCGGGCATCGACGACCGCACTCTCAACGGGCTGCTGAGCACCGCAGGGCTTGTGAAGTTCGCTCGCGAACACGGACTGGACCTCGAACGCGTCGAGGACCTGTGGCTGGCACCTCAGGACCATCGTGCCCGTGCCGAGATACTCAAGGCGTTCACGACGGCGGTGACGACCGCCGTGAGCATCGTCGCCGTGACACTCGATCCCGAGTCCGTCTACTTCGTCGGCCGGTTGCACCCCTTGGTGGACGAGGTGCTCCCCGAGGTACGCAAGCGACTCGCACAGAACTTGCCGGCCGTCCCCCGGATCACGACCGTCTCGCAGATTCTGGGACTCTCGGTAGCACGCGGCGCGGTGCACGCCTGCCTGGCCATGGCCCACAACCGCCTACGGGACACGCTGCTCAAGGCACGCAGTCAGGGACCGCGGCAGGGGCAAGCTGCGCCGGCATTCTGA
- a CDS encoding phosphotransferase, producing the protein MSTSPPARIAQQLFEESGLASSHESIETNVVDTLLARHYQLSGHLERLATEKDDTFRLRTGTADHLVKVSPPDEAVAVVALQTAVMRHLEAEAPHLPLQRVKETIEGSDNVPIETKDGGVRILRVFGFVEGAVLARTNPDPQQLAKVGQMLGRVDLALRSFRHPADERRLVWDLRHFDQLRELIEYTPSAAHRRLAQEVFRLFHENVVPRLGDLETQVIHGDYSPYNVLVDPRTDSFVTGVIDFGDSVRSALIFDPAVSLANLLGRTPWDPWREACSFVAGYERARPIKDTELPLLPVAALARLTLRALVTHWRAERVPERRDYLLEHARDDWVNVERAIAVAMEEVVARLVSTRHDTP; encoded by the coding sequence GTGAGCACCTCGCCCCCCGCGCGTATCGCCCAGCAGTTGTTCGAGGAGAGCGGCCTGGCATCATCCCACGAGTCCATCGAGACGAACGTGGTAGACACCCTCCTCGCCCGGCACTACCAGCTGAGCGGACATCTCGAGCGGCTGGCAACCGAGAAGGACGACACGTTCCGGCTGCGGACCGGCACGGCCGACCATCTCGTCAAGGTTTCCCCGCCTGACGAGGCGGTAGCTGTCGTAGCTCTGCAGACGGCTGTGATGCGCCACCTCGAAGCCGAAGCTCCTCATCTCCCTCTCCAGCGGGTCAAGGAAACCATCGAAGGCAGCGACAACGTACCGATCGAGACGAAAGACGGCGGGGTTCGAATCCTGCGGGTCTTCGGCTTCGTCGAAGGCGCCGTCCTGGCGCGGACGAACCCCGATCCCCAGCAGCTTGCGAAGGTCGGGCAGATGCTCGGGCGAGTGGATCTGGCTCTGCGGTCATTCAGGCATCCAGCGGACGAGCGGCGCCTTGTGTGGGACCTTCGACACTTCGACCAGCTGCGGGAGCTCATCGAGTACACGCCCAGTGCGGCGCACCGTCGGCTGGCACAAGAAGTGTTCCGTCTTTTCCACGAGAACGTTGTTCCGAGGCTGGGTGATCTCGAGACCCAAGTGATCCATGGTGACTACAGCCCTTACAACGTCCTGGTGGATCCGCGAACAGACAGCTTCGTCACAGGAGTAATCGACTTCGGTGACAGTGTGCGCAGTGCTTTGATCTTCGATCCTGCTGTGTCTCTCGCGAACCTTCTCGGCCGGACGCCGTGGGATCCCTGGCGTGAGGCATGCAGCTTCGTCGCGGGATACGAGCGGGCCCGGCCGATCAAGGACACCGAACTCCCGCTCCTGCCTGTTGCCGCGCTGGCACGCCTGACACTTCGCGCGCTGGTCACCCATTGGCGCGCGGAACGAGTGCCGGAGCGTCGCGACTACCTGCTCGAGCACGCCAGAGACGACTGGGTCAACGTGGAGCGGGCCATAGCCGTCGCCATGGAGGAGGTCGTGGCCCGCTTGGTGAGCACCCGCCATGACACGCCTTGA
- a CDS encoding aspartate aminotransferase family protein, which produces MTSTLSRALVNYPNGFDPAAIGELPERLRSTLKRRNNVLGPGYTLNYREPVEFVSGRGAHLFDRDGNDYLDAYNNVPCVGHAHPHVVEAVSRQMAAVNTNTRYVQESLVDYAERLVATMPEALSRVSFACSGSEANDLAMRVARFHTGGEGIVVTRWAYHGLTREVASFSPTLGAGSPLGPNVRLIDVPDPRLVPPGSSLPDHMRSQVRGAINDLERHGYRLAALITDCAHSSDGLFTDPVGYLRDMVEEVHAAGGVYIADEVQSGFARLGESMWGFSRHGVLPDIVTMGKPMGNGMPISGVVFRPEVCDEFGQNVRYFNTFAGSSIAVAAGAAVLDVFEAENVQRRVLDNGRALRAGLEEITRESPYVAEVRGSGLYVGVELVKDRESLEPDRVRTEHVINDMRERRVLISGTGKAVNVLKIRPPLAFDSADLTRFLETFAEIAEMRL; this is translated from the coding sequence ATGACTTCCACGCTGAGTCGAGCGCTGGTCAACTACCCCAACGGGTTCGACCCCGCAGCGATCGGTGAACTGCCCGAGCGATTGCGGTCCACTCTCAAGCGGCGAAACAACGTGCTGGGCCCTGGTTACACGCTGAACTACCGGGAGCCGGTCGAGTTCGTCTCCGGTCGAGGCGCTCACCTGTTCGACCGGGATGGCAACGACTACCTTGACGCCTACAACAATGTGCCGTGCGTCGGTCACGCACACCCGCACGTTGTCGAGGCCGTGTCCCGCCAGATGGCGGCGGTCAACACCAACACGCGCTATGTGCAGGAATCACTCGTCGACTACGCCGAGCGCCTTGTCGCGACTATGCCCGAAGCGCTCTCGAGGGTCAGCTTCGCTTGCAGCGGGTCGGAGGCGAACGACCTGGCCATGCGCGTGGCTCGCTTCCACACGGGCGGCGAGGGAATCGTAGTGACTCGCTGGGCTTACCACGGTCTCACTCGCGAGGTTGCGAGCTTCTCGCCGACGCTCGGCGCGGGGTCACCGCTCGGGCCGAATGTGCGGCTCATCGATGTTCCTGATCCGCGACTCGTCCCGCCGGGTTCATCGCTTCCCGACCACATGCGAAGCCAGGTGCGCGGCGCGATCAACGACCTCGAGCGCCACGGCTACAGGCTTGCGGCGCTGATCACCGACTGCGCGCACTCCAGTGATGGCCTCTTCACCGATCCTGTCGGTTACCTGCGTGACATGGTCGAGGAGGTGCACGCCGCGGGCGGCGTGTACATCGCCGACGAGGTCCAGTCGGGATTCGCCCGGCTCGGAGAGTCGATGTGGGGGTTCAGCCGCCATGGGGTGCTTCCGGACATCGTCACGATGGGCAAGCCCATGGGCAACGGCATGCCGATCTCCGGTGTGGTGTTCAGGCCCGAGGTGTGCGACGAATTCGGGCAGAATGTCCGTTACTTCAACACCTTTGCGGGCAGTTCGATCGCGGTTGCCGCCGGTGCCGCGGTTCTGGACGTCTTCGAAGCGGAGAACGTGCAGCGGCGAGTTCTCGACAACGGCAGGGCGCTTCGAGCCGGCCTTGAGGAGATCACTCGCGAGTCTCCCTACGTCGCAGAGGTCCGCGGCAGTGGTCTGTACGTGGGCGTCGAACTCGTGAAGGACCGGGAGTCGCTGGAGCCCGATCGTGTCCGCACTGAGCACGTCATCAACGACATGCGTGAGCGTCGCGTCCTCATCAGCGGCACCGGGAAAGCAGTCAATGTGCTCAAGATCCGACCGCCGCTGGCCTTCGACTCGGCCGACCTGACGCGATTCCTCGAGACCTTCGCGGAGATCGCCGAGATGCGCCTGTAG
- a CDS encoding aldehyde dehydrogenase family protein, translating to MERRAESFAQLIVSEAGKTITQARKEVARAVNTLSLSAAEAWRNAGEVIPFDSYEGSEKRQGWFTREPLGIIAAITPFILGGSPPTRSATLLTSVRRR from the coding sequence ATCGAGCGGCGCGCCGAGTCCTTCGCTCAGCTGATCGTCAGCGAGGCAGGCAAGACCATCACTCAGGCCCGCAAGGAGGTCGCCCGCGCGGTCAACACCCTGTCCCTGTCCGCGGCCGAGGCATGGCGCAACGCCGGCGAGGTCATCCCCTTCGACTCCTATGAGGGCTCGGAGAAGCGGCAGGGCTGGTTCACCCGCGAACCGCTGGGCATCATCGCCGCCATCACTCCGTTCATATTAGGGGGATCACCGCCAACGAGGAGCGCCACGCTGCTCACCTCGGTTCGGCGACGGTGA
- a CDS encoding aldehyde dehydrogenase family protein has translation MTTQRSCSRGTPFCDFEVRNPATEEVMATVADCGAQDALSALDAAAAAADGWAFTSPRDRATVLHRLTDAMIGHRERLARIITLEIGKTITEARGEVDYAAAYFRWYAEEAVRQHARSTPSPDGKSHIVTVAEPR, from the coding sequence ATGACCACCCAGCGCTCGTGCTCCCGTGGCACACCATTCTGCGACTTCGAAGTGCGCAACCCCGCAACCGAAGAAGTCATGGCGACCGTCGCCGACTGCGGCGCACAAGACGCGTTGAGTGCACTGGACGCGGCGGCCGCGGCCGCCGACGGGTGGGCCTTCACCAGCCCGCGGGACCGCGCGACCGTCCTGCACCGGCTCACCGACGCCATGATCGGGCACCGTGAGCGTCTGGCCCGGATCATCACCCTGGAGATCGGCAAGACGATCACGGAAGCCCGGGGCGAGGTCGATTACGCCGCAGCCTATTTCCGCTGGTACGCCGAGGAGGCGGTCCGCCAGCACGCTCGTAGCACCCCCTCCCCGGACGGCAAGAGTCACATCGTCACCGTCGCCGAACCGAGGTGA
- a CDS encoding ABC transporter permease: MMELRKTLAGRIALTAIATMILLFLALPIVVILVTSFSNNAFAQFPPQVWTLNWYKALFADGSKWPAALSLSALVAALSTVFSLIIGVTAATALTRSELPLRSAVYALVLGPLVIPQIVTALGLFLLFEPAAMLGSPLAIALGHTVLASPIAVLILIATLRGIDERLEDAAASMGAGRLTIARRITFPLAAPGMLAAAIFSFITSFDEFYISQFLSSIDTVTLPVRVYNSLTFEIDASVTAVSAILIAFAILALGLVALVRWLGSGRQDSLLSVENTAGVAAPGGEAV; the protein is encoded by the coding sequence ATGATGGAGCTGCGCAAGACCCTCGCCGGGCGGATCGCCCTGACCGCCATCGCCACCATGATCCTGCTGTTCCTGGCGCTGCCGATCGTCGTCATCCTCGTCACCTCCTTCAGCAACAACGCCTTCGCTCAGTTCCCGCCACAAGTGTGGACGCTGAACTGGTACAAGGCGCTGTTCGCCGACGGCAGCAAGTGGCCGGCCGCGCTGTCACTGAGCGCCCTGGTCGCCGCCCTGAGCACCGTGTTCTCGCTGATCATCGGTGTGACCGCGGCGACCGCCCTCACGCGCAGCGAACTGCCGCTGCGCTCCGCGGTCTACGCCCTGGTCCTCGGACCGCTGGTCATCCCGCAGATCGTCACCGCGCTGGGCCTGTTCCTGCTCTTCGAGCCCGCCGCGATGCTGGGCAGCCCGCTCGCGATCGCCCTGGGGCACACCGTGCTGGCCTCACCGATCGCGGTGCTGATCCTGATCGCGACCCTGCGCGGGATCGACGAACGGCTGGAGGACGCCGCGGCGAGCATGGGCGCCGGCCGTCTGACCATCGCCCGGCGGATCACCTTCCCCCTCGCCGCCCCCGGGATGCTCGCGGCGGCGATCTTCTCCTTCATCACCAGCTTCGACGAGTTCTACATCTCCCAGTTCCTCTCCTCGATCGACACCGTCACCCTGCCCGTGCGGGTCTACAACTCGCTGACCTTCGAGATCGACGCCAGTGTGACCGCGGTCAGCGCGATCCTCATCGCCTTCGCGATCCTGGCCCTCGGCCTGGTGGCCCTGGTGCGCTGGCTCGGTTCCGGGCGGCAGGACTCGCTGCTGTCGGTCGAGAACACGGCAGGGGTCGCCGCTCCGGGAGGCGAGGCCGTATGA
- a CDS encoding ABC transporter permease has product MAATLAGAPARPRKLLASRKTRVGILYALPVVVYLLVLFVYPIVTTLFLSLKNADGSLTLNWYVDALTGVNLSVLFTTLRISAETALFSLVIGFLLANAISRLKPLWAALAMLIVVVPHFISALVRTYGWIILLGDKGLVNETLAGLSLPGTPVQLLYNELGVVIGTTSMMLPYTVLLLYGVMRGVDRRLLAAAASMGAEGVTIFLRVYLPLVAPGLASAGLLSFILSLGYYITPALMGSPNQTMIATLINQQVTKDNQWNGAAAQGVILLLLTIAGLLLVKLVSSLGEAKKRSAS; this is encoded by the coding sequence ATGGCCGCCACCCTCGCCGGCGCCCCCGCCCGTCCGCGCAAGCTCCTGGCGTCGCGCAAGACCCGCGTCGGGATCCTCTACGCGCTGCCGGTCGTCGTGTACCTGCTGGTGCTGTTCGTCTACCCGATCGTCACCACGCTGTTCCTCAGCCTGAAGAACGCCGACGGGTCGCTGACCCTGAACTGGTACGTCGACGCGCTGACGGGCGTCAACCTCTCGGTCCTGTTCACCACGCTGCGGATCTCCGCCGAGACGGCGCTGTTCAGCCTGGTCATCGGGTTCCTCCTGGCGAACGCGATCTCCCGGCTGAAGCCCCTGTGGGCCGCACTGGCGATGCTGATCGTGGTCGTCCCGCACTTCATCAGCGCCCTGGTGCGCACCTACGGCTGGATCATCCTGCTGGGTGACAAGGGCCTGGTGAACGAGACCCTGGCCGGCCTGTCGCTACCGGGGACGCCGGTCCAGCTGCTCTACAACGAACTCGGCGTGGTCATCGGCACCACCTCGATGATGCTGCCCTACACCGTGCTGCTGCTGTACGGGGTGATGCGCGGTGTGGACCGGCGGCTGCTCGCCGCCGCGGCCAGCATGGGGGCGGAAGGCGTGACGATCTTCCTCCGGGTCTATCTGCCGCTGGTCGCCCCTGGCCTTGCCAGTGCCGGACTGCTCAGCTTCATCCTGTCGCTCGGCTACTACATCACCCCGGCCCTGATGGGCAGCCCCAACCAGACGATGATCGCCACCCTCATCAACCAGCAGGTGACCAAGGACAACCAGTGGAACGGGGCGGCCGCACAGGGAGTCATCCTGCTGCTGCTCACCATCGCCGGACTGCTGCTGGTCAAGCTCGTCAGCTCCCTCGGCGAGGCGAAGAAGAGGAGCGCGTCATGA
- a CDS encoding ABC transporter ATP-binding protein: MAEFGVAGPSVEVAGAKPATSTGKPLSVVALRKTYGDVVAVDEASMEIAAGEFVTFLGASGSGKTTTLMMIAGFCEPDSGTITVGDRDVTRLAPQKRNLGFVFQQYLLFPHMTVSENVAFPLTLRGVPKDEIRRRVGQTLEIAGLSGFGGRKPRELSGGQQQRVALCRALVYRPPVILMDEPLGALDKKLRDQLQVEIKTIQQELGLTVIYVTHDQEEALVLSDRIAVMRNGRIEQFDTPRELFERPRTPFVADFLGAANFLPGRIEQHTDEYTLVRLDESGGLLKARRHELAAGVPVKVAVQPGRLRACATDDGFCTGTVESATYVGTLVRAGVRVDGGDSPLLRLEVPAGRGPIAGERVGISTDPDDVNLFPTEQGG; the protein is encoded by the coding sequence GTGGCTGAGTTCGGTGTGGCCGGACCCTCCGTCGAGGTGGCCGGCGCCAAGCCGGCCACCTCGACCGGCAAACCGCTGTCGGTAGTGGCCCTGCGCAAGACGTACGGGGACGTCGTCGCCGTCGACGAAGCGTCCATGGAGATCGCCGCCGGGGAGTTCGTCACCTTCCTCGGCGCCTCCGGGTCGGGTAAGACCACGACCCTGATGATGATCGCCGGTTTCTGCGAGCCGGATTCCGGCACCATCACCGTCGGGGACCGCGACGTGACCCGGCTGGCCCCGCAGAAGCGAAACCTCGGTTTCGTGTTCCAGCAGTACCTGCTCTTCCCGCACATGACCGTGAGCGAGAACGTCGCCTTCCCACTCACGCTGCGCGGAGTGCCCAAGGACGAGATCCGCAGGCGGGTCGGGCAGACGCTGGAGATCGCGGGCCTGTCCGGGTTCGGCGGCCGCAAGCCGCGCGAGCTGTCCGGCGGGCAGCAACAGCGCGTCGCTCTGTGCCGGGCGCTGGTCTACCGGCCGCCGGTCATCCTCATGGACGAGCCGCTGGGCGCGCTGGACAAGAAGCTGCGCGACCAGCTCCAGGTGGAGATCAAGACCATCCAGCAGGAACTCGGCCTGACCGTCATCTACGTGACGCACGACCAGGAAGAAGCGCTGGTCCTGTCCGACCGCATCGCGGTGATGCGCAACGGCAGGATCGAGCAGTTCGACACCCCGCGGGAGCTGTTCGAGCGGCCGAGGACCCCCTTCGTCGCCGACTTCCTCGGCGCGGCCAACTTCCTACCCGGCCGCATCGAGCAGCACACCGACGAGTACACCCTGGTCCGCCTCGACGAGTCCGGCGGCCTGCTGAAGGCACGGCGCCACGAGCTGGCCGCCGGTGTCCCGGTCAAGGTCGCCGTCCAGCCGGGCCGGCTGCGGGCCTGTGCCACCGACGACGGCTTTTGTACCGGCACGGTGGAGAGCGCCACGTACGTGGGCACCCTGGTCCGCGCAGGTGTGCGGGTCGATGGCGGTGACTCTCCGCTGTTGCGCCTGGAGGTACCGGCCGGCCGGGGCCCCATCGCCGGCGAGCGGGTGGGGATCAGCACGGATCCCGACGACGTCAACCTCTTCCCGACCGAGCAGGGCGGGTGA
- a CDS encoding ABC transporter substrate-binding protein, giving the protein MSDSMIGRRALLRGAGGLAALAAVPSIAACGTGTSRVSSGEGKGGGKTVIVRDSGGSYGAALQKAIYTPFTQETGISVKVLNLDDAPLLAQIKQGRPQCDLINNSMMSHYKYVAQDALETLDPDRIKSLKSAKTPENQITDHAIGHSFYGQCIAYRTDAFGGRKPESWADFWDTKAFQGARSMVNPDGDLPELEFALLADGVPMDQLYPLDVDRAFKVLTRLRPEIKKFWDSGPLPGVLLSRQEVTMSTVWDGRLADLQKQGVPVARQLNGMRRQFSGYAIAKGAANVDGAYQLMDFSLRAEIQANLAKAFPSNPASPLAYEKLTEDERNALAGAPQYYDKGFDADIDWWLKNEEAVSKRWLGWARG; this is encoded by the coding sequence ATGAGTGATTCCATGATCGGTCGTAGAGCGCTTCTGCGCGGAGCAGGCGGCCTGGCCGCCCTCGCCGCCGTGCCCTCGATCGCCGCCTGCGGCACCGGCACGAGCCGTGTCTCGTCCGGCGAAGGCAAGGGCGGCGGCAAGACGGTGATCGTCCGCGACAGCGGCGGTTCCTACGGCGCGGCCCTGCAGAAGGCGATCTACACGCCGTTCACTCAGGAGACCGGCATCAGCGTCAAGGTGCTCAACCTGGACGACGCCCCGCTGCTGGCCCAGATCAAGCAGGGCCGCCCACAGTGTGACCTCATCAACAACTCGATGATGTCTCACTACAAGTACGTCGCGCAGGACGCTCTGGAGACGCTGGACCCCGACCGGATCAAGAGCCTGAAGAGCGCGAAGACCCCCGAGAACCAGATCACCGACCATGCCATCGGCCACAGCTTCTATGGTCAGTGCATCGCGTACCGCACCGACGCCTTCGGCGGCCGCAAGCCCGAGTCGTGGGCGGACTTCTGGGACACCAAGGCGTTCCAGGGCGCCCGCTCGATGGTCAACCCGGACGGTGACCTGCCCGAACTGGAGTTCGCGCTGCTGGCCGACGGCGTCCCGATGGACCAGCTGTATCCGCTCGATGTGGACCGCGCCTTCAAGGTGCTGACCCGGCTGCGGCCCGAGATCAAGAAGTTCTGGGACAGCGGCCCACTGCCCGGTGTGCTCCTCAGCCGCCAGGAGGTGACGATGTCCACCGTCTGGGACGGCCGGCTCGCCGATCTGCAAAAGCAGGGTGTCCCGGTCGCACGGCAGCTCAACGGCATGCGCCGCCAGTTCTCGGGCTACGCCATCGCCAAGGGCGCGGCCAACGTGGACGGCGCCTACCAGCTCATGGACTTCTCGCTGCGTGCCGAGATCCAGGCCAACCTGGCCAAGGCCTTCCCGTCGAACCCGGCATCTCCGCTGGCCTACGAAAAGCTCACCGAGGACGAGCGCAACGCACTTGCCGGTGCGCCGCAGTACTACGACAAGGGCTTCGACGCGGACATCGACTGGTGGCTGAAGAACGAAGAGGCCGTCAGCAAGCGGTGGCTGGGGTGGGCTCGTGGCTGA
- a CDS encoding cupin domain-containing protein, protein MSLLKAIDTNPSFAPRESGPLPERLISGNPAFKTWAQDVARGETIHTGVWEATPGETRSIKGETFEFCHILSGIVELTPEDGEPVAYKAGDSFVMKPGFVGVWKTIETVRKIYVAVM, encoded by the coding sequence ATGTCGCTCCTGAAGGCCATCGACACCAATCCCTCCTTCGCGCCGCGCGAGTCCGGCCCGCTCCCGGAACGCCTGATTTCCGGCAACCCCGCCTTCAAGACCTGGGCCCAGGACGTCGCCCGCGGGGAGACGATCCATACGGGCGTCTGGGAAGCGACGCCCGGCGAGACGCGCTCGATCAAGGGCGAGACTTTCGAGTTCTGCCATATCCTCTCCGGCATCGTCGAACTCACGCCGGAAGATGGCGAGCCGGTGGCCTACAAGGCAGGCGACAGCTTTGTCATGAAGCCGGGCTTCGTCGGTGTCTGGAAGACCATCGAAACCGTGCGCAAGATCTACGTGGCCGTGATGTGA
- a CDS encoding SDR family NAD(P)-dependent oxidoreductase yields MRLNNVAALVTGASSGIGQAVSSHFRREGARLLLTGRRERLDSTEPDDLYVPGDLNDEAFVEHLAKQAAESFGTVDVVVLNHGLQAVSPLTEMAYGDAKNVLESNLLSAFLVMKHFAPLMPPEGGSFVCVSSRLGMVGMSGQVLYSAAKGGLIMLAKGAAIEWAPRNIRVNVVAPGLTATPIIEASIQHRPDPEAYRRERESQIPLQRLATPEEVADAVLFFASSESSYVTGSVLTVDGGYTAG; encoded by the coding sequence ATGAGACTCAACAACGTGGCGGCCCTGGTGACCGGCGCCAGCAGTGGCATCGGGCAGGCGGTGAGTTCCCACTTCCGCCGCGAGGGGGCGCGGCTGCTGCTCACCGGCCGCAGGGAGCGGCTCGACAGCACTGAGCCCGACGACCTGTACGTTCCCGGAGACCTCAATGACGAGGCGTTCGTCGAGCACCTGGCCAAGCAGGCTGCGGAGTCCTTCGGCACCGTCGACGTCGTCGTCCTCAACCACGGCCTGCAGGCCGTCAGTCCGCTCACCGAGATGGCCTACGGCGACGCGAAGAATGTGCTCGAGAGCAACCTGCTCAGCGCGTTCCTGGTGATGAAGCACTTCGCGCCGCTGATGCCCCCCGAAGGGGGCTCGTTCGTCTGCGTCAGTTCACGGCTCGGCATGGTCGGCATGTCCGGGCAGGTCTTGTATTCCGCCGCCAAGGGGGGCCTCATCATGCTGGCCAAGGGCGCGGCGATCGAATGGGCGCCGCGCAACATCCGCGTCAACGTCGTTGCTCCGGGGCTGACCGCCACTCCGATCATCGAAGCGTCGATCCAGCACAGGCCCGACCCCGAGGCCTACCGCCGCGAGCGTGAGAGCCAGATCCCGCTCCAACGCCTCGCCACCCCCGAAGAGGTCGCCGACGCGGTGCTCTTCTTCGCCTCGTCGGAGTCGTCGTACGTCACCGGATCGGTCCTGACCGTCGACGGCGGGTACACCGCTGGCTGA